Part of the Cellulomonas hominis genome, TGTCGCTGTCCCTCCCCCTGGCGAGCCAGGTGTACACCGGGGAGCCCGTCGACAGGTTCGTGCGCGCCCTGCTGCCCGAGTCGAACGGCGCGCTGGCCGCGATCGAGCGCCAGCACCCCGGTGTGGACCGGTACGACCCGCTCAGCCTGCTCGCGGCGATCGGCCAGGACTGCCCCGGTGCCGTGCAGTTCTGCCACCCCGACGACGTGGACGCGACGCTGACTCGGACCGGCTCGCTCGAGCCGCAGTCGGCCGGGCAGATCGAGCAGCGACTCGCCGAGCTCCGCATCGACGAGGACGCCTCGTGGACGATGCCCGGCGAGCACTGGTCGCTCGGCGGGACGCAGCCCAAGTTCGCGTTGCGGCGCATCGGCGACCGGTGGTTCCAGGCGCAGGGCTCCCAGCCCACGAGCCACATCCTCAAGCCCGGCGTCCACGGCCTGACGTCGCAGGCGCTCGTCGAGCACATCAGCATGCGCGCGGCCGCCGCGTGCGGGGTCGACGTGGCGCACACCGAGTACCTCCAGGTGAAGTCCGAGAGCGCCGTCGCGATCACGCGCTTCGACCGCCGCGCCGACGGTGACGTCCTGCTCCGGCTGCACCAGGAGGACCTGTGCCAGGCGCTCGGCGTCGGTGAGAAGTACGAGGAGTACGGCGGGCCGACGGCGGCCGACATCGTCCGGCTGCTGCGCGAGCGGTCCGCGACCGCTGCCGCCGCACGCCGCAACGTGGA contains:
- a CDS encoding HipA domain-containing protein, coding for MTGPLAVLLGGRVAGLLERTRRNVLRFAYDPDATRTGRTPLSLSLPLASQVYTGEPVDRFVRALLPESNGALAAIERQHPGVDRYDPLSLLAAIGQDCPGAVQFCHPDDVDATLTRTGSLEPQSAGQIEQRLAELRIDEDASWTMPGEHWSLGGTQPKFALRRIGDRWFQAQGSQPTSHILKPGVHGLTSQALVEHISMRAAAACGVDVAHTEYLQVKSESAVAITRFDRRADGDVLLRLHQEDLCQALGVGEKYEEYGGPTAADIVRLLRERSATAAAARRNVDRFVDGLVFNTVVAAPDAHARNYAVLLDGEDVRLAPLFDVSTSLPYDAPRRGRVLSMSIGGEVDAGRVGREQWRRFADENDLDVERVLDRVRLVAGTAPGAMLDALGEVEDWDGSVAGLRERLEAGVAGYARGSAMRWAPWGSNPQPAD